One genomic segment of Linepithema humile isolate Giens D197 chromosome 5, Lhum_UNIL_v1.0, whole genome shotgun sequence includes these proteins:
- the LOC105674045 gene encoding E3 ubiquitin-protein ligase lubel isoform X3 yields MSNPGAEKWRPMAISNPSTKLRMARSMPHWVMQQQQQREAEQQQRRPPSPPKIPPPSLSGDCGDPDYEIIEFPTRPQAQKSSPTPAKSSAGKCALCGTENLFARCDTCNANFCEACDDMNHKHPKRKGHVRRRILTDQACRSRPPLPPKGENLLNPPPIPPPRRNRKTTQAKSALAKGSAHLPLFDKVGTLKHNFCNARPGSSSLDPGARVSKSTNTLNTSSNDASGTDKMTTLQERYRKYQEAMRAQDANRRRHPSTDTSRDTLSGRPLSVGSPKSAPPLPPPPPPRAMIQSASVCDLSAAHMWNPGMHQAQSMAHLGPGGVPMMWYPPANSGWDMSMGGSTVSLHHPNMWGYPMGYPSAQMLPPHYPGSLSRAHSPARSVKSSRRSRAPSPSPSLKSKKSYASRSRSRRSPGSPSDASSENSDESDVDDRLSRGSRSRRGSVPRSIRQRSYHDDDARSIASRSRRERLISEERMMSGEDQWSESQSSKRYSTPSRSYDDYQKSNTVASGRRYNQDDRSAAKTDPRLDRVQNGTYRDRQRRSTDEESSDRKVNAPGRTRVTSSSDDHFERVENALKRASSLRRDIMLDDLERSSTRRDSRRSSFESDGQVRKTPSRDVTSPRRTSEERARLLERQSSQGGHSDRTNKDEVESRSTRREQQIRDISRDRELLARRDSFQRKDTPDDVDRISAKRSSGRSSLESDNQSLKKTPSKETPTRKHEDGKDWDLPRINDLQITNRQRSIERSQQVKDSIRTAEAQQKRQESGDTKQQQQQQQQQQTRRSQPREDPAKTEMIESHSKVTNVASKKTVSNEAAGLMEIPKEEWACEHCTFINKINDRVCVVCCKTRSSALPPSTLDDDPSEADQAEAQAPKNETPSSIGNPSPDLEKRANLPKISNSEESGDSGSVKNKDAIAPDNDPPVESSEITAVVPQTREVSSELAAATSPVDEKLSLEAASSTLTSSSTANTSQTDTSTASQGEKTRRKLLKSHSVSTGTSPPPQSISTQTYDYLPAKGTLGRSASVATSKSYLYYDDSDGEAERLFQEQSGFANSPDLYPRALQEQYLQQLITGQRSRERTRRNSIDSSHLYYRSREPSQPRYVEAGSSSGQQGVSTLTRQGLEIVELLREAEKQGFTTDDVQVALAQGATNPIEWLQTQWPHLVDTVRVLAITQGKELRENSVGIISPAEAKEALRSVKGDMWNAVAAAVQRRQQKCEQIMAKGNFTLADVVRALDNNAGVEDAALLELQKNQLKPFLMRIWGPPVGVENDEAAPHEDAAGAVGGGTGVYVEQVPNVPDTEAQKQVMSPIVDHFVALQADFQKQLAALRELTDNWRLEKDPPNKLGNNKSDNLYDRSDDGSTVLIDANLVPRAVQQAPDVAGDLVTRQATVDSREEYSLNATKPLEDQKVDAASPVEIPATTAVDDTARKNATDSLAPDSSKSDDIGRSVGETSTTDGDKAVARVTESDLPKLDGSASNDTRIKPIAESREEEKKETRADALLINETTVAGGVANAPLPEEEQERLSPNSAVGEASSSPEASALDTMSTEPGQSSLPRQKTLSTPELPNTAGGSAATGNNKTLVEVGKSTEFNGALRISFADSSAPGQVDISQQQTSSRSESSIVATAGTNASEKDPPVSDQHVLEEIPRQDETRVVAVEALLSAVKSLPEQFLTPFITAMQMLSPKKPGEGGDAGVTSDVQLMNRLNTLHSAKTEDLNGTPEAEIIDTADDINEEKLISATMPEDKLQASQLRGKTDEREKSPEKSRSSKTIDKEITKSKVPRSRMAKSRSSVPDIKQQHWDVRSVRTDTDVPNISQTNIATDLTPETFSDSVDLKLRDRDASEETLTANEAVTSVVEVAAPTAETSQAGIVRGIRSRKNSLEIAGTPAENNIEEKSAVGESVSAERSVGEAPAENAKDKQIFEENHTKESTVERGEELPKVKSTESESTLNENSQAPSSTHNDPFANLSEQLEVENAIEESSDAFSSDSEYSGEGEDTETAKYVSDHNSEYNSVEEFTDAELLLEKTLNEIRSEISDSEEEQTSESEESEDVTYSYETESYDRGSISFEGSEGSEGSEGSIREDEREIKSSELEDSEEEGMYEELSSDKEETSEQEISERQFETIDEEVDNAARNEVNDTEINISNKTESISFEVTQEDGGDNLKPLKEAVVAMTELSQAEITAEINEELSEASRHLGTSDSNIIITDLAIASSAEVEESTESMEDIQSKAHDSKENETNLESANKIQEKDQPATRNDLTKTWKVASAKRAKIGRRASTGSKEVKFERDDTLKGVDRARAPRKRFSLVASCIRRFEGQENTDRAHVESIIRKGPESPKAERERIARRLLAEGRAANYDEAEVAASLLTLKFGDAEALQAAKECSSVESALAFLQQECELCTGRFAMSQMVSMLKCVHRCCNDCAKNYFTIQISDRNITDAVCPYCKEPNLKDATEDDVLEYFSNLDIQLKTLLDPPIHELFQRKLRDRTLMQDPNFKWCIQCSSGFYADPDQKRLICPDCRSVTCAFCRRPWEKQHEGISCEKFAAWKDENDPDNQAAGLAKHLADNGIDCPKCKFRYSLSRGGCMHFTCSQCKYEFCCGCGKAFMMGAKCTVSPYCAKLGLHAHHPRNCFFYLRDKEPAQLQQLLRENGIDYDIEGPIGERKCKVQLQKETPTGVVDAVCNSDVVEGHAGLCRIHYVEYLVRKIRLTQLEPLPLLNVDDLETCVRRAGRKLPANWYGRNPEQYKNDLVEAALH; encoded by the exons ATGAGC aaccCGGGAGCTGAAAAATGGCGACCGATGGCCATATCGAATCCGTCCACCAAGTTGCGAATGGCAAGATCGATGCCCCATTGGGTCATG cagcagcagcaacaacggGAAGCGGAGCAGCAGCAACGCCGGCCCCCGTCGCCGCCGAAAATCCCACCACCGTCACTCTCCGGAGATTGTGGTGACCCCGACTACGAGATTATCGAGTTCCCGACCCGACCGCAAGCCCAGAAATCCTCCCCGACGCCTGCCAAGTCGAGCGCCGGTAAGTGCGCCCTGTGCGGCACCGAGAATCTCTTCGCGCGATGCGACACGTGCAACGCCAACTTCTGCGAGGCCTGCGACGACATGAACCACAAGCACCCGAAGCGGAAGGGTCACGTCCGCAGGAGGATCCTGACCGATCAAGCTTGCCGAAGCCGACCGCCGCTCCCGCCGAAGGGCGAGAACCTGTTGAATCCACCGCCGATTCCGCCGCCGCGCAGAAATCGCAAAACCACTCAG GCTAAGTCAGCGCTAGCCAAAGGATCTGCGCATCTCCCTTTGTTCGACAAAGTCGGAACCTTGAAGCACAACTTTTGCAATGCAAGACCAGGGTCCTCGTCGTTGGACCCGGGTGCGAGAGTGTCGAAGTCTACGAATACTTTGAACACATCTTCCAACGATGCTTCTGGAACGGATAAAATGACCACGCTTCAG GAGAGATACAGAAAATATCAGGAAGCGATGAGAGCCCAAGACGCGAACAGACGAAGACATCCGTCTACCGACACCTCGAGGGACACTTTGAGCGGAAGACCGCTCAGCGTAGGTAGTCCGAAATCAGCACCACCGCTTCCACCTCCGCCACCACCTAGAGCCATGATACAATCAGCCAGCGTTTGCGACTTGTCCGCCGCTCACATGTGGAATCCGGGAATGCATCAG GCCCAATCGATGGCACATTTGGGGCCCGGAGGTGTGCCGATGATGTGGTATCCGCCGGCTAACTCCGGCTGGGACATGTCGATGGGAGGCTCCACCGTGAGTCTGCATCACCCGAACATGTGGGGATATCCTATGGGCTATCCGTCAGCGCAGATGCTGCCCCCGCATTACCCGGGATCTCTTTCTAGAGCGCACAGTCCAGCTCGGAGCGTGAAATCCAGCAGAAGATCGAGGGCGCCGTCACCATCTCCCAGTCTGAAGTCCAAAAAGTCGTACGCGTCGCGATCACGATCGAGGCGATCGCCCGGGTCGCCGTCGGACGCGAGTTCGGAGAACTCCGATGAGTCCGACGTAGACGACAGACTCTCCCGCGGGTCCAGAAGCAGACGCGGCAGCGTGCCCAGAAGCATACGGCAACGAAGCTACCACGACGACGATGCACGAAGTATCGCGTCTAGAAGCCGACGGGA AAGATTGATATCCGAGGAGAGAATGATGAGTGGCGAGGATCAATGGTCCGAGAGTCAATCTAGCAAACGATACTCGACGCCGTCGAGAAGCTACGATGATTATCAGAAGAGCAACACCGTCGCCTCGGGACGTCGTTACAATCAGGACGATCGCTCGGCTGCCAAGACGGATCCTCGGCTGGATCGCGTGCAGAACGGGACCTATCGCGACCGTCAAAGACGAAGCACCGACGAGGAGTCTTCCGATCGAAAAGTAAACGCGCCTGGACGAACGCGCGTGACGAGTTCATCCGACGATCATTTTGAGCGAGTGGAGAACGCTTTAAAGAGGGCCTCGTCCCTTCGAAGGGACATAATGCTGGACGATCTAGAGCGCTCTTCTACACGTCGCGATTCTCGCAGATCATCCTTCGAAAGCGACGGTCAAGTGAGAAAGACGCCTTCTCGGGATGTGACATCGCCGAGAAGAACGTCGGAAGAGCGAGCGCGTCTTCTGGAAAGACAATCTTCCCAAGGAGGACATTCAGATCGCACGAACAAGGACGAGGTCGAATCGCGCTCGACGAGGAGGGAACAGCAGATCCGCGACATCTCGCGAGATCGCGAGCTCCTCGCGAGAAGAGATTCGTTCCAGCGAAAGGATACTCCCGATGACGTAGACAGGATCTCCGCCAAACGAAGTTCCGGCAGATCCTCCCTTGAATCCGACAATCAGAGTCTCAAAAAGACACCTTCCAAGGAGACACCGACGAGAAAACACGAGGACGGCAAAGATTGGGATTTACCTAGAATCAACGATCTTCAAATTACCAATCGTCAGCGATCGATCGAGAGAAGTCAGCAGGTGAAAGATTCTATACGAACGGCTGAAGCTCAGCAGAAGAGACAAGAGAGCGGCGATAcgaagcagcagcagcagcagcagcagcagcagcagacGCGAAGATCTCAGCCTCGAGAGGATCCAGCGAAGACAGAGATGATCGAAAGTCACTCGAAAGTCACCAATGTGGCATCGAAAAAAACCGTATCTAACGAGGCGGCGGGTTTGATGGAAATTCCGAAGGAAGAATGGGCCTGCGAGCACTGCACGTTCATCAACAAGATCAACGATCGCGTGTGCGTGGTCTGCTGCAAGACGAGGAGCAGCGCGCTGCCGCCGAGCACCTTGGACGACGATCCCTCGGAGGCCGATCAAGCCGAAGCGCAAGCGCCGAAGAATGAAACTCCGAGCAGCATCGGCAATCCCAGTCCCGATCTTGAGAAGCGAGCCAATCTTCCGAAGATCTCGAACAGCGAAGAGAGCGGCGACAGCGGATCCGTCAAGAACAAAG ATGCGATCGCTCCAGACAATGATCCTCCCGTAGAAAGCTCTGAGATTACGGCTGTAGTTCCGCAAACGAGAGAAGTGTCGTCGGAATTGGCAGCCGCGACATCACCAGTTGATGAGAAATTATCGTTAGAAGCAGCATCCTCGACGTTAACGTCTTCTTCGACTGCGAATACCTCCCAGACAGACACGAGCACCGCGTCACAGGGGGAAAAAACTCGAAGGAAGCTTTTAAAGAGCCATTCGGTATCCACGGGAACGTCTCCTCCGCCGCAAAGTATCTCGACTCAA ACGTACGATTATCTGCCTGCGAAAGGGACTCTAGGAAGGTCCGCGTCGGTGGCGACGTCAAAGAGCTATTTATATTACGACGACAGCGACGGAGAG GCGGAGCGTCTGTTCCAGGAGCAGAGCGGATTCGCGAATAGTCCCGATCTGTACCCGCGGGCGCTCCAGGAACAGTATCTTCAGCAGCTGATAACCGGTCAGCGGAGCCGAGAGCGGACCCGAAGAAACTCCATCGATTCGTCCCACCTCTATTATCGTTCCAGG GAGCCCAGCCAGCCGCGATACGTGGAGGCAGGCTCCAGTTCCGGCCAGCAAGGAGTCTCCACGCTGACGCGACAGGGATTGGAAATAGTGGAGCTTTTGCGGGAAGCCGAGAAGCAGGGATTCACGACCGACGACGTTCAAGTCGCACTGGCGCAGGGCGCGACGAATCCGATCGAGTGGCTGCAGACGCAGTGGCCGCATCTGGTGGATACGGTGCGGGTCCTGGCGATCACGCAGGGCAAGGAGCTGAGGGAGAACAGCGTCGGCATCATCTCGCCGGCCGAAGCGAAAGAGGCTCTACGATCGGTCAAAGGTGATATGTGGAACGCCGTCGCGGCGGCCGTCCAGCGCAGACAGCAGAAA TGCGAACAAATCATGGCGAAAGGGAATTTCACGCTCGCGGACGTTGTCAGAGCCCTCGATAATAACGCCGGCGTCGAGGACGCCGCTTTGCTCGAGCTGCAGAAAAATCAGCTCAAGCCCTTTTTAATGAGGATCTGGGGTCCTCCGGTCGGGGTGGAAAACGACGAGGCTGCACCGCACGAAG ATGCAGCGGGTGCGGTCGGCGGTGGGACGGGGGTTTACGTGGAACAAGTGCCGAATGTGCCCGACACAGAGGCGCAGAAGCAGGTAATGTCACCAATTGTTGATCATTTCGTGGCGTTGCAGGCCGACTTTCAAAAGCAACTGGCGGCCCTCAGAGAACTGACCGATAACTGGCGACTCGAGAAAGATCCCCCGAACAAACTGGGTAATAATAAGTCTGATAATCTGTACGACCGCTCTGACGATGGTAGCACTGTTCTAATCGATGCAAATCTGGTCCCAAGGGCCGTACAACAAGCGCCCGACGTAGCGGGCGATCTTGTTACGCGGCAGGCAACCGTAGATTCGCGGGAAGAGTACTCATTGAACGCTACGAAACCGCTCGAAGACCAGAAGGTAGATGCCGCGTCGCCCGTCGAAATTCCCGCAACAACCGCAGTCGATGATACCGCGAGAAAAAACGCAACGGACTCACTTGCGCCCGATTCTTCGAAAAGTGACGATATCGGCCGTTCCGTTGGAGAAACATCGACGACCGATGGGGACAAAGCTGTCGCACGAGTCACCGAATCCGATCTGCCGAAACTCGACGGAAGCGCGAGCAACGATACTCGGATAAAACCAATCGCGGAGTCGCgcgaagaagagaagaaggaaACGCGTGCGGACGCGTTATTGATTAATGAGACTACAGTAGCAGGCGGCGTCGCGAACGCACCGTTACCGGAAGAAGAACAGGAAAGGTTATCGCCGAATAGTGCCGTGGGTGAAGCATCCTCGTCGCCCGAAGCTTCTGCGCTCGACACAATGAGCACGGAACCAGGTCAGTCCTCTCTACCGCGTCAGAAGACTTTGAGCACTCCTGAATTGCCTAATACAGCGGGAGGGAGCGCCGCGACGGGGAACAACAAGACACTCGTGGAAGTTGGGAAGTCTACGGAATTCAACGGAGCACTTCGGATCTCTTTCGCGGACTCGAGTGCTCCCGGGCAGGTCGATATATCGCAGCAGCAGACGTCGTCGCGGAGCGAGTCCTCGATCGTGGCTACGGCGGGAACGAATGCATCGGAAAAGGACCCTCCTGTGTCTGATCAGCATGTTTTAGAGGAGATTCCCAGACAGGACGAGACGCGCGTCGTGGCGGTGGAAGCTCTGCTGTCCGCCGTGAAATCGCTGCCGGAGCAGTTTCTGACACCCTTCATAACGGCGATGCAAATGCTGTCGCCGAAAAAGCCGGGGGAAGGCGGCGACGCCGGCGTAACTTCTGACGTTCAACTCATGAACCGATTAAATACTTTGCACAGCGCGAAGACCGAAGACTTAAATGGCACTCCTGAGGCTGAAATAATCGACACGGCGGACGATATTAACGAGGAGAAGCTTATTTCGGCGACAATGCCTGAAGACAAACTTCAAGCATCGCAATTGCGGGGGAAAACTGATGAACGCGAGAAGAGCCCCGAAAAATCGAGAAGCAGCAAGACAATCGATAAGGAAATTACGAAATCTAAGGTCCCGCGGTCTCGAATGGCAAAGTCCCGGTCGAGCGTTCCGGATATTAAGCAACAGCACTGGGATGTCAGATCGGTACGTACAGACACGGATGTGCCTAACATTTCGCAGACTAACATCGCAACGGATCTGACACCCGAAACGTTTTCGGATTCGGTGGACTTAAAGTTAAGAGACAGAGACGCTTCCGAAGAGACGCTGACTGCGAATGAAGCGGTCACGTCAGTCGTCGAGGTAGCTGCGCCAACGGCCGAGACGTCGCAAGCGGGCATCGTGAGAGGAATACGTTCACGTAAGAATTCTTTAGAAATAGCTGGGACGCCTgcggaaaataatattgaagaaaaatctgCCGTGGGCGAAAGCGTGTCGGCGGAAAGATCAGTTGGAGAAGCGCCCGCAG AAAATGCGAAAGACAAGCAAATCTTCGAGGAGAATCATACTAAAGAAAGCACGGTGGAACGAGGCGAGGAGCTTCCGAAAGTTAAGTCAACGGAATCGGAATCGACATTAAACGAGAATTCACAAGCGCCGAGCTCGACGCATAACGACCCGTTCGCGAATCTTAGCGAACAATTGGAAGTCGAAAACGCAATCGAGGAAAGCTCCGATGCTTTCAGTTCCGATTCCGAGTACTCCGGAGAAGGCGAAGACACAGAAACGGCGAAGTATGTTTCTGACCATAATTCGGAATACAACTCCGTCGAGGAGTTCACGGATGCGGAATTGTTGTTAGAGAAAACGCTAAATGAGATAAGGTCTGAAATATCGGATTCTGAGGAGGAGCAGACGAGCGAGTCCGAAGAAAGCGAGGATGTTACTTATTCATACGAGACAGAGAGCTACGATCGTGGTTCCATATCGTTCGAAGGTTCGGAAGGTTCGGAAGGTTCGGAAGGTTCGATTCGAGAAGATGAACGGGAGATTAAGTCAAGTGAACTCGAAGATTCGGAGGAAGAAGGCATGTACGAAGAATTATCATCTGATAAAGAAGAGACGAGCGAACAAGAAATCTCGGAACGACAATTTGAGACGATCGACGAAGAAGTCGACAATGCGGCGCGTAACGAAGTAAATGACACTGAAATCAATATTTCGAACAAAACGGAAAGCATAAGTTTCGAAGTTACACAAGAAGATGGCGGAGATAATTTGAAACCATTGAAGGAAGCTGTCGTGGCAATGACAGAATTAAGTCAGGCGGAAATAACCGCCGAGATCAATGAAGAACTATCAGAAGCGTCTCGGCATCTCGGGACTTCAGATTCGAATATCATTATAACAGATTTGGCGATAGCGTCTTCGGCAGAAGTCGAGGAAAGTACAGAATCTATGGAGGATATTCAGTCGAAAGCGCACGATTCGAAGGAGAATGAAACGAACCTGGAAAGTGCAAACAAAATCCAAGAGAAAGATCAGCCAGCAACGCGGAACGATTTGACAAAGACGTGGAAAGTTGCGAGCGCGAAGCGCGCGAAGATAGGCCGAAGGGCGAGCACGGGTAGTAAAGAGGTGAAATTCGAGAGGGACGACACGTTGAAAGGGGTGGATCGGGCGAGAGCGCCCAGGAAACGATTTTCCCTCGTAGCCAGTTGCATCCGTCGGTTCGAGGGCCAGGAAAATACCGATAGGGCGCACGTGGAAAGCATCATTCGCAAGGGACCAGAATCCCCCAAAGCGGAGCGGGAG AGAATAGCGCGTCGCCTCTTGGCGGAGGGTCGAGCTGCGAATTACGATGAAGCCGAGGTCGCCGCCAGTTTGCTAACCCTCAAGTTCGGTGACGCCGAGGCACTCCAGGCCGCGAAAGAATGTTCCAGCGTGGAATCGGCGCTGGCCTTCCTGCAGCAGGAGTGCGAGCTGTGCACCGGTCGTTTCGCAATGAGTCAA ATGGTGTCCATGCTCAAGTGCGTGCATCGCTGCTGCAACGATTGCGCGaagaattatttcaccattCAGATCAGCGACAGGAATATCACGGACGCCGTTTGTCCGTACTGCAAGGAACCTAATCTCAAGGACGCGACCGAGGACGACGTTCTCGAGTATTTCAGCAATTTAGACATTCAGCTGAAGACCCTGCTGGACCCGCCGATCCACGAGCTCTTCCAAAGGAAGCTCAGGGACCGGACTCTGATGCAAGACCCGAATTTTAAATGGTGCATTCAG TGCTCGAGCGGATTTTACGCCGATCCCGATCAAAAGCGTTTAATCTGTCCCGATTGTCGATCTGTCACTTGCGCCTTTTGTCGAAGACCG tgggaGAAACAACATGAGGGAATCTCGTGCGAAAAGTTTGCCGCTTGGAAGGACGAGAATGATCCTGACAATCAAGCCGCAGGTTTGGCCAAACATTTGGCCGATAATGGCATCGATTGTCCCAAGTGCAAGTTCCGTTACTCTCTATCTCGAGgag GTTGCATGCATTTCACGTGCAGCCAGTGTAAATATGAGTTTTGCTGCGGTTGCGGCAAGGCCTTCATGATGGGAGCGAAGTGCACGGTTAGCCCTTATTGCGCCAAACTAGGCCTGCATGCCCATCACCCGCGCAATTGTTTCTTCTACCTTCGTGACAAGGAACCCGCACAGCTGCAGCAATTACTCCGAGAAAATGGCATCGATTACGACATCGAAGGTCCGATCGGAGAACGCAAGTGCAAAGTGCAACTGCAGAAAGAAACGCCGACCGGAGTCGTGGACGCTGTGTGCAATTCTGATGTCGTCGAAGGTCACGCTGGCCTGTGCAG GATTCATTACGTCGAGTATCTCGTTCGAAAGATCCGTTTGACGCAGCTGGAACCGCTGCCCTTGCTAAACGTGGACGATCTCGAAACGTGCGTGCGACGCGCCGGGCGGAAACTGCCCGCGAACTGGTACGGGCGTAACCCGGAGCAATACAAGAACGACCTGGTCGAG GCAGCACTACATTGA